The genome window CTCTCTTCATTCCATGATGTAAGGAGAGTTATTCGATCTTAATTTCTGCTCCAGAGCTGTTTCAGAGTAAACCATCGTGGAATTGGGACTTCTCGTCCTGTGCTTGTGATCATGTTGATGGCGGTTCTGGTGGTGGTGacgatggtggtggtggtgtttgTGGCGGTGTTCCTCAGTTTCTTTCTTCAACTCCTTTTGCTCTTCTTCCCCATGATCTTTTTCAACACTTATTGTTTTTGTATCTTTTTCTGTCGGGGCTGTGTACACGAATGTTACCGATGAAACCTCCTTGTAATCTTTTAGAGGTTCCAATGTCTTGACCACCGTGCTCATCGTCGGCCGGCTTTTTGACCGGTGGCTCAGGCATTCGTACGCCAGCAGCGCCGCCTTCTGGGCTCCGGCCTCCGAGTACATTCCCTCCAGTCTCGGATCCAATATCCGCCGGAGTTTTCGCGGATCTTTTAACTGCGGTCGTGCCCAGTCCGCCAAGTTTTGTTCCCTTTGTGGTTTAGTCTTATCTATTGCCCTTCGACCCGTTAACAATTCAAGTAACACAATTCCGAAACTATACACATCCGTTAACAATTCAAGTAACACAATTCCGAAACTATACACATCGCTCGCTGCAGTCAAATGTCCTGAAGATTAATCACATACAAAAAATCTTATTAATAactcaaaattaaattcttgTTTGTTTATAGTTGTTATGATATAAGATTGTAATTTTACCCGTCATGATGTATTCTGGAGCAGCGTAACCATGGGTACCCATCACACGGGTGGAGACGTGAGTGTCGTCACCTTCCGGACCATCCTTAGCAAGTCCGAAATCAGAGAGCTTAGCATTGTAATCCTGAAGAAAATTGTATGACTTTGAtcagtaaatatatataaaaaattaagattaaTTTTAACCGAAGTTATCTCATTTAAAACAAGAGTAAAAAATGTTACTTACAGAGTCCAGCAAGATATTTGAGCCTTTGAAATCGCGGTAAATGACAGGCTTTTCAGCTTCAT of Ipomoea triloba cultivar NCNSP0323 chromosome 3, ASM357664v1 contains these proteins:
- the LOC116014387 gene encoding serine/threonine-protein kinase RIPK isoform X1 encodes the protein MKIALDSIFTGCFRAAPAAAGNVDDMPATPKKPRREVTKQASFTRIPATELSSSALSEDLSISLAGSNIHAFTLQELKVITQSFSSSNFLGEGGFGPVHKGFIDDKLRPGLKAQPVAVKLLDLDGSQGHREWLTEVIFLGQLRHPHLVKLIGYCCEEEHRLLVYEYMPRGSLENQLFRRYSASLPWSTRMKIALGAAKGLAFLHEAEKPVIYRDFKGSNILLDSDYNAKLSDFGLAKDGPEGDDTHVSTRVMGTHGYAAPEYIMTGHLTAASDVYSFGIVLLELLTDVYSFGIVLLELLTGRRAIDKTKPQREQNLADWARPQLKDPRKLRRILDPRLEGMYSEAGAQKAALLAYECLSHRSKSRPTMSTVVKTLEPLKDYKEVSSVTFVYTAPTEKDTKTISVEKDHGEEEQKELKKETEEHRHKHHHHHRHHHQNRHQHDHKHRTRSPNSTMVYSETALEQKLRSNNSPYIME
- the LOC116014387 gene encoding serine/threonine-protein kinase RIPK isoform X3 gives rise to the protein MKIALDSIFTGCFRAAPAAAGNVDDMPATPKKPRREVTKQASFTRIPATELSSSALSEDLSISLAGSNIHAFTLQELKVITQSFSSSNFLGEGGFGPVHKGFIDDKLRPGLKAQPVAVKLLDLDGSQGHREWLTEVIFLGQLRHPHLVKLIGYCCEEEHRLLVYEYMPRGSLENQLFRRYSASLPWSTRMKIALGAAKGLAFLHEAEKPVIYRDFKGSNILLDSDYNAKLSDFGLAKDGPEGDDTHVSTRVMGTHGYAAPEYIMTGHLTAASDVYSFGIVLLELLTGRRAIDKTKPQREQNLADWARPQLKDPRKLRRILDPRLEGMYSEAGAQKAALLAYECLSHRSKSRPTMSTVVKTLEPLKDYKEVSSVTFVYTAPTEKDTKTISVEKDHGEEEQKELKKETEEHRHKHHHHHRHHHQNRHQHDHKHRTRSPNSTMVYSETALEQKLRSNNSPYIME